In one window of Microbispora sp. ZYX-F-249 DNA:
- a CDS encoding cinnamycin family lantibiotic, whose amino-acid sequence MERAMILKAAVDDEFRAELMADPTAFGIEVSAFPDPIEQPDQELLKSWTEGAAGEIYACPGTHHCIHTHVCRKTY is encoded by the coding sequence ATGGAAAGAGCGATGATACTCAAGGCCGCCGTCGACGATGAGTTCCGGGCCGAACTCATGGCGGATCCGACCGCCTTCGGTATCGAGGTCTCCGCGTTTCCCGACCCGATCGAACAGCCCGATCAGGAGTTACTGAAATCCTGGACGGAGGGTGCCGCCGGCGAAATCTACGCGTGTCCGGGCACCCATCACTGCATCCATACGCACGTCTGCCGCAAGACCTATTAG
- a CDS encoding serine hydrolase domain-containing protein → MAVAALAVVSLGPPTSPPPVPDQDGDSALRAVLTEAVRRNHYPGALAQARSRERTSDVAIGVGDVRNGTAPRPDSRFRAGSITKTFVATAVLRLVAEDRLRLDDTVEHWLPGLVDGKGNDGRRITLRMLLNHTSGLFDYTTDKELSHTYERDPSRRLPPHALVRVAVSHPPLFPPGTAWNYSDTDYVLLGMVIQRVTGRSYAEEITRRIIRPLGLRSTYFPGGSSSIAPPYLHGYEMPDSGVIKDATVLNTSFAPGSGDLISTVGDLNRFLSALLAGRLLPSSLLRQMLTPVPRSRAGSDMDKYGLGVIITRLPCGITVYGHGGTLDGYLTGVTGRQGGAHTLAWVINGSWGVENQIALMDKAYTAEFCATGSTAPGLHRRDGAGPA, encoded by the coding sequence ATGGCGGTGGCAGCCCTCGCCGTGGTGTCTCTCGGCCCCCCGACGTCTCCCCCTCCGGTTCCGGATCAGGACGGAGACTCCGCCCTGCGCGCGGTGTTGACCGAGGCCGTGCGCCGGAACCACTATCCGGGGGCGTTGGCGCAGGCACGGAGCCGGGAGCGGACCTCCGACGTGGCGATCGGAGTCGGTGACGTGCGGAACGGCACGGCGCCGCGGCCCGATTCGCGATTCAGGGCCGGGAGCATCACGAAGACCTTCGTCGCCACCGCGGTCCTGCGACTGGTCGCCGAGGATCGGCTCCGATTGGACGACACCGTCGAGCACTGGTTGCCGGGCCTGGTCGACGGCAAGGGCAACGACGGCCGGCGGATCACCCTGCGGATGCTGCTGAACCACACGAGCGGCCTCTTCGACTACACCACCGACAAGGAACTGAGCCACACCTATGAGCGTGATCCGTCCCGCCGGCTCCCGCCGCACGCGCTGGTCCGCGTCGCGGTCTCCCATCCCCCGCTGTTCCCGCCCGGGACGGCCTGGAACTATTCCGACACCGACTACGTCCTGCTCGGGATGGTCATTCAGCGGGTCACCGGCCGGTCGTACGCGGAGGAGATCACGCGGCGGATCATCCGGCCTCTGGGCCTGCGCTCGACCTACTTCCCCGGCGGATCCTCGTCCATAGCCCCTCCCTACCTGCACGGCTACGAGATGCCGGACTCCGGCGTCATCAAGGACGCGACCGTGCTCAACACGAGCTTCGCGCCCGGATCCGGCGACCTGATCTCGACCGTCGGGGATCTGAACCGCTTCCTCTCGGCCCTGCTGGCGGGGCGTCTGCTGCCCTCGTCTCTCCTGCGTCAGATGCTGACGCCGGTGCCCCGATCCCGTGCGGGCTCGGACATGGACAAGTACGGCCTCGGCGTGATCATCACGAGGCTCCCCTGCGGGATCACCGTGTACGGCCACGGCGGGACCCTCGACGGTTATCTCACCGGCGTGACCGGGCGGCAGGGCGGTGCCCACACGCTCGCCTGGGTGATCAATGGCAGTTGGGGGGTGGAGAACCAGATCGCGCTGATGGACAAGGCCTACACCGCCGAGTTCTGCGCCACCGGCAGCACGGCGCCGGGCCTGCACCGTCGTGACGGCGCAGGCCCGGCGTGA
- a CDS encoding S8 family peptidase, which translates to MQHALPKRRLAATAAAFAMVGAAFLGGATGSASAATTDEPASTPVNVDIPDGMLMSYVVNARIANPGQTRLVERAVEAAGGVVVQSWPEIGVVVAHSDRAAFRANVTAKGGNAVASVGATRTAGVSEGTPADLAAPWGPGANGYKKGAKKPDNGDIPSDPQPGESLDPNEGVQWDMQMIKAPQAQAISDGNRNVLVGVLDSGISPTHPDLKANIDVANSVNCSNVGRPDQTPLAWRPTTSDHGTHVAGTIAAARNNIGIVGVAPNVRMASVKVVNDDGFIYPEYAVCGFMWAGLKHMDVTNNSYYVDPFEFWCDDQPDQAASKEAVRRAVRWATEQGVVNVAAAGNSNYDLANKSVDTGSPNDAPKPTVRTINSGCNDIPAEFDGVVTVASLQRVGTTLDSVRSSFSNYGLGKIDVAAPGSSIYSTTWNTRTGTDGYGTKSGTSMASPHVAGVMAQMKSAHPSWSPAQMITELKARAVPKPCPPNTAACTGTDDNSFFGAGVVDTLAAIK; encoded by the coding sequence ATGCAGCATGCCCTGCCCAAGCGACGCCTCGCGGCCACCGCCGCGGCGTTCGCCATGGTGGGTGCCGCCTTCCTCGGAGGCGCGACCGGCTCGGCGAGTGCGGCCACCACCGACGAGCCGGCCTCGACACCGGTCAACGTCGACATCCCCGACGGGATGCTCATGAGCTACGTCGTCAACGCCCGGATCGCCAACCCCGGCCAGACTCGTCTCGTCGAGCGCGCCGTCGAGGCCGCCGGAGGCGTCGTCGTCCAGTCCTGGCCCGAGATCGGTGTGGTCGTCGCCCACTCCGACCGCGCGGCCTTCCGCGCCAACGTCACCGCCAAGGGCGGCAACGCGGTCGCCTCCGTCGGCGCCACCCGTACGGCCGGGGTCTCCGAGGGGACGCCGGCCGACCTGGCCGCGCCGTGGGGCCCCGGCGCCAACGGGTACAAGAAGGGTGCCAAGAAGCCGGACAACGGCGACATCCCGTCCGACCCGCAGCCCGGTGAGAGCCTCGACCCCAACGAGGGCGTCCAGTGGGACATGCAGATGATCAAGGCTCCGCAGGCGCAGGCGATCTCCGACGGCAACCGCAACGTCCTCGTCGGGGTGCTCGACAGCGGCATCTCGCCGACGCACCCGGACCTCAAGGCCAACATCGACGTCGCGAACTCGGTCAACTGCAGCAACGTCGGCCGCCCGGACCAGACACCGCTGGCCTGGCGTCCGACGACGAGCGACCACGGCACGCACGTCGCCGGCACCATCGCCGCCGCCCGCAACAACATCGGCATCGTCGGTGTCGCGCCCAACGTGCGCATGGCGTCCGTCAAGGTCGTCAACGACGACGGCTTCATCTACCCGGAGTACGCCGTCTGCGGCTTCATGTGGGCGGGCCTGAAGCACATGGACGTCACGAACAACTCCTACTACGTCGACCCGTTCGAGTTCTGGTGTGACGACCAGCCCGACCAGGCCGCCAGCAAGGAGGCCGTCCGGCGCGCCGTGCGGTGGGCCACCGAGCAGGGCGTCGTCAACGTCGCCGCGGCGGGCAACTCCAACTACGACCTCGCCAACAAGAGCGTGGACACGGGCAGCCCCAACGACGCGCCGAAGCCGACCGTGCGCACGATCAACAGCGGCTGCAACGACATCCCGGCCGAGTTCGACGGCGTCGTGACGGTCGCGTCCCTGCAGCGCGTGGGCACCACGCTGGACAGCGTCCGGTCGTCCTTCTCCAACTACGGCCTCGGCAAGATCGACGTCGCGGCTCCCGGCTCGTCGATCTACTCCACGACGTGGAACACCCGTACGGGCACCGACGGCTACGGCACCAAGAGCGGCACGTCGATGGCGAGCCCGCACGTCGCCGGCGTCATGGCGCAGATGAAGTCGGCGCACCCGTCGTGGTCGCCGGCTCAGATGATCACCGAGCTCAAGGCGCGGGCCGTGCCCAAGCCGTGCCCGCCGAACACCGCGGCCTGCACCGGCACCGACGACAACAGCTTCTTCGGCGCCGGTGTCGTCGACACCCTCGCGGCCATCAAGTGA
- a CDS encoding nuclear transport factor 2 family protein, with the protein MLATPRQLLDRFHQAMLDFSPDSLADLFADEATYEFVFWTPHRGPSQRYDGREEIRAGFRAAWGSVSAPPLTGFRGMCVHETADAEVVISEGEMDGVNHATGQPFSSRFVLVLRARDGRIVHLRDYSDVLRTAAGLGRLSQLFELVRGESAP; encoded by the coding sequence GTGCTCGCTACTCCACGGCAACTGCTCGACCGTTTCCATCAGGCGATGCTGGATTTCTCGCCCGACTCGCTCGCCGACCTGTTCGCCGACGAGGCGACCTATGAGTTCGTGTTCTGGACGCCGCATCGTGGTCCGTCGCAGCGGTACGACGGACGCGAGGAGATCCGCGCGGGCTTCAGGGCGGCGTGGGGGTCGGTCTCCGCGCCACCGCTGACCGGATTTCGCGGAATGTGCGTCCACGAGACGGCCGACGCCGAAGTGGTCATCTCCGAGGGTGAGATGGACGGCGTGAACCACGCGACCGGGCAGCCGTTCTCCTCCCGGTTCGTGCTCGTCCTGCGTGCCCGCGACGGCCGTATCGTCCATCTGCGCGACTACTCCGACGTGCTGCGGACCGCGGCGGGGCTCGGGCGCCTGTCTCAGCTCTTCGAGCTGGTGCGGGGCGAGTCCGCGCCGTGA
- a CDS encoding nucleotidyltransferase domain-containing protein has protein sequence MRGGEAVLSLGEMLRVLNALHTTGCDVWVGGGWGIDVLVGRVTREHHDLDLLHRAEQERLVVGELESLGYAERPGVVPGRPARFVMTDGHGHELDLHPLHIAEDGSAVQHLDDRGAALHYPAEAFVTGTIEGVRVRCLSVGQQVAFHQGYEPRDRDLHDMASLRAAFGVTTHF, from the coding sequence ATGAGAGGCGGTGAAGCGGTGCTGTCGCTCGGCGAGATGCTGCGGGTGCTGAACGCGTTGCACACCACCGGATGCGACGTCTGGGTCGGCGGCGGCTGGGGGATCGACGTCCTGGTCGGGCGCGTCACCCGGGAGCATCACGACCTCGACCTGCTCCACCGCGCCGAACAGGAGCGGCTGGTGGTCGGCGAGCTGGAGTCGCTCGGGTACGCCGAACGGCCCGGCGTGGTGCCCGGGCGGCCGGCCAGGTTCGTCATGACCGACGGCCACGGGCACGAGCTCGATCTCCATCCGCTGCACATCGCGGAGGACGGTTCGGCCGTGCAGCACCTGGACGACCGCGGCGCGGCGCTCCACTACCCGGCCGAGGCTTTCGTCACGGGCACGATCGAGGGTGTGCGGGTGCGCTGCCTGTCCGTCGGCCAGCAGGTCGCCTTCCACCAGGGCTACGAGCCGAGGGACCGCGACCTGCACGACATGGCGAGCCTGCGTGCGGCGTTCGGGGTCACCACGCACTTCTGA
- a CDS encoding helix-turn-helix domain-containing protein, which yields MGLDIESRSSDSPYIERVWRSSSRDVEEMTAVATAHWDLVFWEHRGQVSASVQGPESRASSAPVPEEATFFGISFSLGTSMPHLPVSRLVDGAAEIPNVTRRSFWLKGSTWHLPDYENAEAFVERLVREGVVERDPLVAAVLGGASPDVSERTVQRRFVTATGLTRGTVRQIDRARRAAVLIQDGVPVHDVIHDLGYFDQPHLARSLSRYIGRTARQLSERNPAQPLSLLYTP from the coding sequence ATGGGCCTGGACATCGAGAGCCGGTCGTCCGACTCGCCGTACATCGAGCGGGTGTGGCGGAGCAGCAGCCGTGACGTCGAGGAGATGACGGCGGTCGCGACGGCGCATTGGGACCTGGTCTTCTGGGAGCATCGCGGCCAGGTGAGCGCATCCGTCCAGGGGCCGGAGTCGAGGGCGAGCTCGGCCCCCGTTCCCGAGGAGGCCACGTTCTTCGGGATCAGTTTCTCGCTCGGCACCTCGATGCCCCATCTTCCGGTCAGCCGGCTCGTGGACGGTGCGGCGGAGATCCCCAATGTGACGCGCAGGTCCTTCTGGCTGAAGGGGTCCACCTGGCACCTGCCCGACTACGAGAACGCCGAGGCCTTCGTCGAGCGGCTGGTGCGCGAGGGTGTCGTGGAGCGCGACCCGCTCGTCGCCGCGGTGCTCGGCGGCGCGTCGCCGGACGTGTCCGAACGCACCGTGCAGCGGCGCTTCGTGACGGCGACCGGGCTCACCCGCGGCACCGTGCGGCAGATCGACCGCGCCCGGCGGGCGGCGGTCCTGATCCAGGATGGCGTGCCGGTCCACGACGTGATCCACGATCTCGGCTACTTCGACCAGCCGCACCTGGCGCGGTCCCTGAGCCGTTACATCGGGCGCACCGCCAGGCAGTTGAGCGAGCGGAATCCGGCGCAGCCGCTGTCACTCCTCTACACGCCCTGA
- a CDS encoding Lrp/AsnC family transcriptional regulator, with protein sequence MDELDKAILAELQSDARKTNRDVAAAVGVSPTTALDRTRALRQRGVIRGAILDVDLAAIGRPVQALIAIRVRPPSRRNIEGFRNWVSALPDTLGVYVTTGTEDFIVHVAVPDNASLYAFVIDKLTERPEVADVRTSIVYEHIRNTRIGPTGP encoded by the coding sequence ATGGACGAACTTGATAAGGCGATCCTGGCGGAACTGCAGTCGGATGCACGGAAGACCAACCGTGACGTCGCCGCCGCGGTCGGGGTCTCGCCGACCACGGCACTCGACCGCACGCGGGCGCTTAGGCAGCGCGGCGTCATCCGGGGGGCGATCCTCGACGTCGACCTCGCGGCGATCGGGCGTCCGGTCCAGGCCCTGATCGCCATCCGCGTACGTCCCCCCTCCCGGCGCAACATCGAGGGCTTCCGCAACTGGGTCAGCGCGCTCCCCGACACCTTGGGCGTCTACGTGACGACCGGCACCGAGGACTTCATCGTGCACGTCGCCGTGCCGGACAACGCCAGCCTGTACGCGTTCGTGATCGACAAGCTCACCGAGCGGCCCGAAGTCGCCGACGTCCGTACGTCGATCGTCTACGAGCACATCCGCAACACCCGGATCGGCCCGACCGGGCCATGA
- a CDS encoding DUF2000 domain-containing protein, with the protein MTAVEGATTGVRFAPEEIDPALPTRAARLKWVIVVDGDLPAGRAVNAAVCVAAATSTAVTGLLGDDAVDADGGAHPGLPWAGCSVLAADAATLRAIRAKAAASAGCFVADMPAAAQHTRVYADYLATMKETAADDVEYYAVSVVGPRNRVDKIVGKLPLMP; encoded by the coding sequence ATGACAGCCGTTGAAGGAGCAACCACGGGTGTCCGATTCGCCCCCGAGGAGATCGACCCGGCCCTCCCGACCCGGGCGGCCCGCCTCAAATGGGTGATCGTGGTCGACGGCGACCTTCCCGCCGGCCGTGCCGTGAACGCCGCCGTCTGCGTGGCCGCGGCGACCTCCACGGCGGTGACCGGGCTCCTCGGCGACGACGCGGTGGACGCCGACGGCGGCGCGCACCCGGGCCTGCCCTGGGCGGGGTGCTCGGTGCTGGCCGCCGACGCCGCCACGCTCCGTGCCATCCGTGCGAAGGCCGCGGCGTCCGCCGGATGCTTCGTGGCGGACATGCCCGCCGCGGCCCAGCACACGAGGGTCTACGCCGACTACCTCGCCACGATGAAGGAGACCGCGGCCGACGACGTCGAGTACTACGCGGTCAGCGTGGTCGGGCCGCGCAACCGGGTGGACAAGATCGTGGGAAAGCTGCCCCTGATGCCGTGA
- a CDS encoding ACT domain-containing protein → MTSPAAQRLGIVPSVFAVQHLPQATFPDDDDWIALVRAPEGLTVIREAWPTGSGDRWIGLYGGGTGHDLDVPGMLAAIVGPLAEEAIPVFVASTFHADLVLVPEPRIEEAVAVLEKSGHRVDTRHLRSPGS, encoded by the coding sequence ATGACCTCACCCGCCGCCCAGCGGCTCGGCATCGTGCCGTCCGTGTTCGCCGTCCAGCACCTGCCGCAGGCGACGTTCCCCGATGACGACGACTGGATCGCGCTCGTCCGCGCCCCGGAGGGCCTCACGGTGATCCGCGAGGCCTGGCCCACGGGATCCGGCGATCGGTGGATCGGCCTGTACGGCGGGGGAACGGGCCACGACCTGGACGTCCCTGGCATGCTGGCCGCCATCGTCGGCCCTCTCGCCGAGGAGGCCATCCCGGTGTTCGTCGCCTCGACCTTCCACGCCGACCTGGTCCTCGTGCCCGAGCCGAGGATCGAGGAGGCGGTCGCCGTGCTGGAGAAGTCGGGGCACCGGGTGGACACCCGCCACCTGCGCTCGCCCGGCTCCTGA
- a CDS encoding DUF6461 domain-containing protein, whose protein sequence is MPDALARFRWPAAPPASVDNPLGDVFCVSFFHGLDPAEVAARLDSAGTPVRSMTFGELDDEVTEFVEGTDGGHGGGYVGVTRIGEWSVMIELCGWHTCLGENLARLSQGCEAVAVGRHDYAEHSFLYAVDGEIVTAFTPHASVNRWGSDPDRLKEPMRRVGLPLTATAGKAAWDVRWDDALPKAFALAARITGVTLTADSFAGPLLVASVSEWSQV, encoded by the coding sequence GTGCCCGATGCTCTCGCCCGTTTCCGGTGGCCGGCGGCCCCGCCCGCAAGCGTGGACAACCCGCTGGGCGACGTCTTCTGCGTGTCGTTCTTCCACGGGCTGGACCCCGCCGAGGTCGCGGCCCGTCTCGACTCCGCCGGAACACCGGTGCGTTCGATGACCTTCGGCGAACTCGACGACGAGGTCACGGAGTTCGTCGAGGGGACCGACGGCGGCCACGGCGGCGGGTACGTCGGCGTCACCCGGATCGGCGAGTGGAGCGTGATGATCGAGTTGTGCGGCTGGCACACCTGCCTGGGCGAGAACCTGGCACGCCTCTCGCAGGGCTGTGAGGCCGTGGCCGTCGGACGCCACGACTACGCCGAGCACAGCTTCCTGTACGCCGTGGACGGCGAGATCGTCACCGCGTTCACGCCGCACGCGTCGGTCAACCGCTGGGGCAGCGACCCCGATCGGCTGAAGGAGCCGATGCGCAGGGTCGGGCTGCCGCTGACCGCCACGGCCGGGAAGGCGGCCTGGGACGTGCGGTGGGACGACGCGCTCCCGAAGGCGTTCGCGCTCGCCGCCAGGATCACCGGGGTGACCCTCACCGCGGACTCCTTCGCCGGGCCGCTGCTGGTCGCCTCCGTCTCCGAGTGGTCCCAGGTCTAG
- a CDS encoding sensor histidine kinase, with translation MRTSRLLDLGVWLAVSAPPVASVVDDIRDGALDGALDGVLDGVLVGGDPRRVAAAAVAVPLFAAATAVSRRWPLAALAVPVAVSLALDVQMVGPLPWTWAALVVFGYLAGHRMAIARPALWFFAVVALAGLPLSALVLRDLWGWPTQLATLLLAVVTPWLLGRWRRQHTELVRTGWRLADRMEREQQAVADRARLRERARIAGDMHDSLGHDLTLLAVRAGALELDPGLDPRQQAAVRELREAAAAATERLREIIGVLRADDEGAPPFDATPPREESVETLVERARDSGVPIVAEHLGGTGDLAPMTSLAVRRVLQEALTNAAKHSPGATVRVALASDDGVVTLRVVNDPAPAAAPPDVAPGGSGHSGGSGLVGLAERVRLAGGVLRAGPAPGGGFEVAAQLPVDGVRADDGYARAAGPRTPVTTSARELGLARRRVRRRLVQAVVVPVAVLTGIFVLLIPLGFAGSSFSVLDPATYDRLKVGEPRDDVLSRLPVFTRDGPPDGAPGAPQGRDCAYYTMGADPARAYRLCFAHGRLDSKAVVPGP, from the coding sequence GTGCGGACGTCCCGTCTTCTCGACCTCGGTGTCTGGCTGGCCGTCTCCGCGCCGCCGGTGGCGTCGGTCGTCGACGACATCCGCGACGGCGCCCTCGACGGCGCCCTCGACGGCGTCCTCGATGGCGTCCTTGTGGGCGGCGACCCGCGGCGGGTGGCGGCCGCGGCCGTGGCCGTCCCGCTGTTCGCGGCCGCCACGGCGGTGAGCCGCAGGTGGCCGCTGGCGGCGCTGGCCGTACCGGTGGCGGTGAGCCTGGCCCTGGACGTGCAGATGGTCGGCCCTCTGCCCTGGACGTGGGCGGCGCTGGTGGTCTTCGGCTACCTGGCCGGGCACCGGATGGCGATCGCCCGCCCGGCGCTGTGGTTCTTCGCCGTCGTCGCCCTCGCCGGGCTGCCGCTGTCCGCGCTCGTCCTGCGCGACCTGTGGGGCTGGCCCACACAGCTCGCCACGCTGCTGCTCGCGGTCGTCACACCCTGGCTGCTCGGCCGGTGGCGCCGCCAGCACACCGAACTGGTCCGCACCGGCTGGCGGCTCGCCGACCGGATGGAGCGTGAGCAGCAGGCCGTCGCCGACCGCGCCCGCCTGCGGGAGAGAGCGCGCATCGCGGGCGACATGCACGACTCGCTCGGCCACGATCTGACGCTGCTCGCGGTGCGCGCCGGCGCGCTGGAACTCGACCCCGGTCTCGACCCCCGGCAGCAGGCGGCCGTACGCGAACTGCGTGAGGCCGCCGCGGCGGCCACCGAGCGGCTCCGCGAGATCATCGGCGTGCTGCGCGCGGACGACGAAGGCGCCCCGCCCTTCGACGCGACGCCGCCGCGTGAGGAGAGCGTGGAGACGCTCGTCGAGCGCGCCCGCGACTCCGGCGTGCCGATCGTCGCCGAGCACCTGGGCGGCACCGGCGACCTGGCTCCGATGACCTCGCTCGCCGTGCGCCGCGTGCTCCAGGAGGCCCTGACCAACGCCGCCAAGCACTCCCCAGGCGCGACCGTACGCGTCGCTCTCGCGTCCGACGACGGCGTCGTCACGCTCCGCGTGGTCAACGACCCCGCCCCGGCGGCCGCCCCGCCGGACGTCGCCCCTGGTGGCTCTGGTCACTCGGGTGGTTCGGGGCTGGTCGGGCTGGCGGAACGGGTCCGGCTGGCCGGCGGCGTCCTGCGGGCGGGCCCGGCCCCCGGCGGGGGTTTCGAGGTCGCCGCTCAACTGCCCGTCGACGGCGTGCGCGCGGACGACGGGTACGCGCGGGCGGCGGGTCCCCGCACCCCCGTGACCACGTCGGCCCGGGAGCTCGGCCTCGCCCGGCGACGGGTGCGGCGGCGGCTGGTCCAGGCGGTCGTGGTCCCCGTGGCCGTGCTGACCGGGATCTTCGTGCTCCTGATCCCCCTCGGCTTCGCCGGCTCGTCGTTCTCCGTCCTCGACCCCGCGACCTACGATCGGCTGAAGGTGGGCGAACCACGCGACGACGTGCTGTCCCGGCTCCCCGTGTTCACCAGGGACGGCCCGCCGGACGGCGCTCCCGGCGCACCACAGGGCCGGGACTGCGCGTACTACACCATGGGGGCCGATCCCGCCCGCGCCTATCGTCTGTGCTTCGCCCACGGCCGGCTCGACTCCAAGGCGGTCGTTCCCGGGCCGTGA
- a CDS encoding response regulator transcription factor → MSIGEPGTIRVLLADDEALIRAGIAGILATAGDIEVVAEAADGHEAVDLALRHRPAICLLDVRMPRLDGLAAAAELRRVLPEVAVVMLTTFNEDDYVTSALGSGASGFLLKSGDPRELIAGVRAVAAGGAYLSPAVTRRVITRLRARPLGTEATARALVAGLGEREREVLALVGAALSNAEIARRLHLVEGTVKGYVSQILARLGLRNRVQAAILAYEAGLVPEAPLDRRT, encoded by the coding sequence ATGAGCATCGGTGAGCCGGGCACGATCCGCGTCCTGCTGGCGGACGACGAGGCGCTGATCCGGGCCGGCATCGCGGGCATCCTGGCGACGGCCGGCGACATCGAGGTCGTCGCCGAGGCGGCCGACGGGCACGAGGCCGTCGACCTCGCCCTGCGCCACCGTCCCGCCATCTGCCTGCTCGACGTCCGGATGCCCCGCCTCGACGGGCTGGCGGCCGCCGCCGAACTGCGCCGCGTCCTCCCCGAGGTCGCCGTCGTGATGCTCACGACGTTCAACGAGGACGACTACGTGACGAGCGCGCTCGGCTCCGGCGCGTCCGGCTTCCTTCTCAAGTCGGGCGACCCCCGCGAACTGATCGCGGGAGTCCGCGCCGTCGCCGCCGGCGGCGCCTACCTCTCCCCCGCCGTCACGCGGCGGGTCATCACCCGCCTCCGCGCGCGCCCGCTCGGCACGGAGGCCACCGCCCGCGCTCTGGTGGCCGGGCTCGGCGAGCGCGAGCGGGAGGTGCTGGCGCTGGTCGGGGCCGCCCTGTCCAACGCCGAGATCGCCCGGCGCCTGCACCTCGTCGAGGGCACGGTCAAGGGATACGTCAGCCAGATCCTCGCCCGCCTCGGCCTCCGCAACCGCGTCCAGGCCGCGATCCTCGCGTACGAGGCGGGCCTCGTGCCCGAGGCTCCGCTCGACCGGAGGACGTGA
- a CDS encoding serine hydrolase domain-containing protein, with amino-acid sequence MRRIAATAGLAGVLLLMTGTTATAAAGTTTATDTPARTTGPAGRSGPTTESVDRYVRDYIRRTDLPGAVVTVVKGDRVVYAAGHGHTAGGEAITKDTPMPLASLSKSFTALAVLRLADEGRIDLDAPVRRYLPEFTMADPRAQRITVRQLLQQTSGMSDRTFPDMTLPAPDDLEGAVAMLGTAPLAAAPGTRMMYHNPNYTVAARLAEVVSGMPFADLMAATVFTPLGMASTRTVDTTEDLPGAGAGYVRAYGRVIERAHPKWFVNGSYGVVSTADDLAKWLITQTGAGRAIPRDLVEATQAPSGVGGSTYGMGWSAQRTAGGAPMLRHTGWLLTHNSAQTVLPGSGYGIAVVTNTGMISGDDALIISDGLVDLIEGRPDAGAAPFTTSVDPWLGALSLLNLGLGVAGVVRAPRWTRRRPGRPAWRMVARLAPYALPVAFYLGLPALATVVLNRVGTLDQFTYVWPALYVWAVTGALAAVAVVAARLVHAVRTRRRAVDSVPA; translated from the coding sequence ATGCGCAGGATCGCCGCGACCGCCGGCCTGGCCGGTGTGCTGCTGCTCATGACGGGGACGACGGCGACCGCCGCGGCGGGAACGACGACGGCGACGGACACCCCGGCACGGACGACAGGCCCGGCCGGGCGGTCCGGCCCGACCACGGAGTCCGTCGACCGGTACGTACGCGACTACATCCGGCGCACGGACCTGCCCGGGGCGGTGGTGACGGTCGTCAAGGGCGACCGGGTCGTGTACGCCGCCGGTCACGGCCACACGGCAGGCGGCGAGGCGATCACCAAGGACACCCCGATGCCGCTCGCCTCGCTGTCCAAGTCGTTCACGGCCCTCGCGGTGCTGCGCCTGGCCGACGAGGGCAGGATCGACCTCGACGCCCCGGTCCGCCGGTACCTGCCGGAGTTCACCATGGCCGACCCCCGGGCTCAGCGGATCACCGTACGGCAGCTGCTCCAGCAGACCTCGGGCATGAGCGACCGGACCTTCCCCGACATGACGCTCCCCGCGCCGGACGACCTCGAGGGCGCCGTCGCGATGCTCGGGACGGCTCCGCTGGCGGCGGCGCCGGGCACCCGGATGATGTACCACAACCCCAACTACACGGTCGCGGCACGGCTGGCCGAGGTGGTGTCGGGCATGCCCTTCGCCGATCTCATGGCCGCCACGGTGTTCACGCCGCTCGGCATGGCGTCCACCCGCACGGTGGACACCACCGAGGACCTGCCCGGCGCGGGCGCCGGGTATGTCCGGGCGTACGGCCGGGTGATCGAACGCGCGCACCCGAAGTGGTTCGTCAACGGCTCCTACGGCGTCGTCAGCACGGCGGACGACCTGGCCAAGTGGCTCATCACGCAGACAGGCGCCGGCCGCGCCATCCCCCGCGACCTCGTCGAGGCCACCCAGGCCCCGTCCGGTGTGGGCGGCAGCACGTACGGCATGGGCTGGTCGGCCCAGCGGACCGCGGGAGGGGCGCCGATGCTGCGGCACACCGGCTGGCTGCTCACGCACAACTCCGCGCAGACCGTCCTGCCCGGCAGCGGGTACGGCATCGCGGTCGTCACCAACACGGGGATGATCTCGGGAGACGACGCGCTGATCATCAGCGACGGCCTGGTCGACCTGATCGAGGGGCGGCCCGACGCGGGCGCCGCGCCCTTCACGACGTCGGTGGACCCCTGGCTGGGCGCGCTGTCGCTGCTCAACCTGGGCCTCGGCGTGGCCGGGGTGGTACGCGCCCCCCGCTGGACCCGCCGTCGCCCCGGCCGGCCCGCGTGGCGGATGGTCGCGCGGCTGGCGCCGTACGCGCTGCCCGTCGCGTTCTACCTCGGGCTGCCGGCGCTGGCCACGGTGGTGCTCAACCGGGTGGGCACGCTGGACCAGTTCACCTACGTCTGGCCCGCGCTGTACGTCTGGGCCGTCACCGGGGCGCTGGCCGCCGTCGCCGTCGTGGCCGCCCGTCTCGTCCACGCCGTACGGACCCGGCGGCGGGCCGTTGATAGCGTCCCGGCATGA